The following are from one region of the Meiothermus sp. Pnk-1 genome:
- a CDS encoding glycosyltransferase family 2 protein: MQGWNVALVVPTLNAGGEWERWLEAFRAQTFRPRHLLIIDSGSQDKTVELALAHGFEVRRIPREDFDHGRTRQLGTEILKEADLLIYMTQDAILAHPEALERLVETFGDSTVGVAYGRQLPRPGADPIESHARLFNYPSRSELRSQWDIASKGLKAAFNSDSFSCYRRSALEQIGGFPNRVILGEDVYVAAKMLLAGWRVAYVAEAQVYHSHSYTLGQEFKRYFDIGVFHARERWIIEALGKAEGEGLRFLCSEMTYLRQKAPLKIPSALLRTLLKYAAYRMGCLEHRMPQRLKRYLTMHKAFFTHERR; this comes from the coding sequence ATGCAGGGTTGGAATGTTGCTTTAGTAGTCCCCACTCTAAATGCAGGTGGTGAATGGGAGCGTTGGTTGGAAGCCTTCCGTGCCCAGACCTTTCGCCCTAGGCATTTGCTCATCATAGATTCTGGCTCCCAGGACAAAACTGTAGAGCTGGCTTTGGCCCATGGTTTTGAGGTTCGAAGAATTCCCCGTGAAGACTTTGATCATGGCAGAACTCGTCAGCTAGGCACTGAAATTTTAAAGGAAGCCGATTTGCTTATTTACATGACGCAGGATGCCATCCTTGCCCACCCAGAGGCCTTGGAGCGGTTGGTGGAGACTTTTGGTGATTCCACGGTGGGGGTAGCTTATGGTCGCCAGCTTCCACGCCCTGGGGCAGACCCCATTGAGTCACATGCACGCCTATTCAACTACCCGTCTCGCTCCGAACTGCGCAGCCAGTGGGACATTGCTTCCAAGGGTCTCAAAGCCGCGTTCAACTCGGACTCTTTTTCTTGCTATCGACGCAGTGCACTGGAGCAGATAGGGGGGTTCCCTAATAGGGTTATCCTGGGAGAGGACGTATATGTGGCTGCAAAGATGCTCCTCGCGGGTTGGAGGGTAGCCTACGTGGCCGAGGCTCAGGTTTATCATTCGCATAGCTACACGCTTGGACAAGAGTTTAAGCGCTATTTTGATATTGGGGTTTTTCATGCCAGAGAGCGATGGATAATTGAGGCTTTGGGGAAGGCAGAAGGAGAGGGGCTGCGTTTTTTATGCTCAGAGATGACCTACTTACGACAGAAGGCCCCGCTAAAAATCCCATCGGCTTTGCTGAGAACCCTACTTAAGTACGCAGCTTACCGTATGGGTTGCCTAGAGCACCGCATGCCTCAGCGTTTAAAGCGTTACCTGACCATGCATAAAGCATTTTTTACCCATGAACGCCGGTGA
- a CDS encoding glycosyltransferase family 2 protein has product MINTLNEEKNLPHALRSVKPWADEIIVVDMYSTDRTVEIAQEFGAKVFLHERVVEFEIARKLAIEKASNDWMFFLDADELVPFPLARCLLQIAHEDAVDVVRVPRLNYLIGAAMQYSGWGPNQDKQYRLFRRGKLGVRANMHDHIEVFPGAKVHELSFPSDGAIIHFSYLDFEHFIAKLNRYTNVHALQAAKTGEHPHIVKALFKATRKFLAYYLLRKGYRDGWRGIYLALLMFFYEIATFAKLTQLRLVGDREDIQNMYAKEAERYLSEYVEC; this is encoded by the coding sequence TTGATCAACACCCTTAATGAGGAGAAAAATTTGCCACATGCCTTGCGATCTGTAAAGCCGTGGGCAGACGAAATTATAGTCGTGGATATGTATAGCACGGATCGCACGGTAGAGATAGCGCAAGAGTTTGGAGCGAAAGTTTTTTTGCATGAACGTGTGGTGGAATTCGAGATAGCCCGAAAGCTGGCCATAGAAAAGGCAAGCAACGATTGGATGTTTTTTCTAGATGCCGATGAGTTGGTGCCTTTTCCTTTAGCCCGGTGCTTATTGCAAATAGCCCACGAGGACGCGGTGGACGTGGTAAGGGTTCCCCGACTAAATTATCTGATCGGTGCGGCAATGCAATATTCCGGTTGGGGTCCCAACCAGGATAAACAGTATCGGCTCTTCCGAAGGGGGAAGCTCGGCGTTAGGGCAAACATGCACGATCATATAGAGGTTTTTCCCGGGGCGAAGGTGCATGAACTGTCTTTTCCTTCTGATGGGGCAATCATACACTTTAGCTACCTCGACTTTGAGCACTTTATCGCTAAGCTAAACCGCTATACCAACGTCCATGCCCTTCAAGCTGCCAAGACTGGAGAGCACCCCCACATTGTCAAAGCCCTATTCAAGGCAACAAGAAAGTTCCTCGCATACTATTTACTGCGAAAAGGATATAGAGATGGGTGGCGCGGGATATATTTAGCCCTGCTAATGTTCTTTTATGAAATAGCGACATTTGCTAAGCTTACCCAACTCCGGCTCGTGGGAGATAGGGAGGATATTCAAAACATGTACGCAAAGGAAGCAGAGAGGTATCTATCTGAATACGTGGAGTGTTGA
- a CDS encoding glycosyltransferase family 1 protein encodes MDIVVNTRTLASKLTGVQRYTSEIVDRLGAGIERIAPRPALDGIAGHAWEQFVLPTQLRGRLLWSPSNTGPLLVRQQVVTVHDVVPLDHPEWLNPRFAGWYRFLLPKLLPRVRRIITVSEFSKTRILEHIRLEPWRVVVIPNGVDPRFHPRTQEEHDQIKERLGLPSSHFVLSLGSLEPRKNLGRLLKAWALVSTRLPEEVWLVVAGAKGKAQIFQEVSLEKLPPRVHFVGHVPDEYLPVLYSAASGFVYPSVYEGFGIPPLEAMASGTPTLTGNRTALPEVVGDAALTVDPFDVEAIADGLWRLVTDAELRQRLRQRGLERSKQFGWDSIAKHTWSVLQEAAAE; translated from the coding sequence ATGGACATAGTGGTTAATACCCGTACCCTGGCCTCCAAATTGACTGGAGTGCAGCGCTATACCAGTGAAATCGTTGACCGTCTGGGCGCCGGAATCGAGCGCATTGCGCCTCGGCCTGCGCTAGACGGGATTGCAGGTCATGCCTGGGAGCAGTTTGTTTTGCCAACCCAGCTTAGGGGAAGGCTTTTGTGGAGTCCAAGTAATACCGGCCCGCTGCTAGTCAGGCAGCAGGTGGTAACGGTGCATGATGTAGTGCCGCTTGATCATCCCGAGTGGCTCAATCCCAGATTCGCTGGCTGGTATAGGTTTTTGCTGCCTAAATTGCTGCCACGGGTACGGCGCATTATTACGGTTTCTGAATTCAGCAAAACCCGCATCCTAGAACATATCAGGCTGGAACCCTGGAGGGTAGTGGTGATTCCCAATGGCGTTGACCCGCGCTTTCATCCTCGAACACAAGAAGAACACGACCAGATCAAGGAGCGCTTGGGGCTGCCTTCATCCCACTTTGTGCTTAGCTTGGGCTCTTTGGAGCCCCGAAAGAACCTGGGCCGTCTGCTCAAGGCTTGGGCTCTAGTATCTACCCGCCTGCCGGAAGAGGTATGGCTGGTAGTAGCAGGAGCTAAGGGGAAAGCCCAGATCTTTCAAGAAGTTTCCTTGGAAAAGCTGCCACCCAGGGTACACTTTGTGGGTCATGTCCCGGATGAGTATCTGCCTGTACTATACAGCGCTGCGTCAGGGTTTGTGTATCCCTCTGTTTACGAGGGCTTTGGTATTCCACCTCTTGAGGCAATGGCATCAGGTACTCCTACCCTCACGGGCAACCGCACAGCCCTTCCCGAGGTTGTGGGGGACGCGGCTTTGACAGTAGACCCATTCGATGTAGAAGCTATAGCGGATGGCCTTTGGCGGTTGGTGACGGATGCGGAACTCCGGCAGAGGTTACGGCAAAGGGGCCTCGAGCGGTCCAAGCAGTTTGGTTGGGATAGTATAGCTAAGCACACTTGGTCGGTGCTTCAGGAAGCGGCTGCAGAGTAA
- the wbaP gene encoding undecaprenyl-phosphate galactose phosphotransferase WbaP codes for MRASYISAKPEKQIGLLTLASPRRTVTALFGADLLLVATSLFLAVWLRYLWDRTLFWDVYLPLWPAVLLFPLAYGLAGLYGVGIAPPEELRRLSYSTSLVFVILGAATFMYKAGADYSRGAFVFAWGLALVLVPLGRALVRELWARKPWWGAAVLVLGAGQTGEAVVRVLRKQPALGLKPVALLDDDPAKQGREVERVPVVGGLERAGEFARMGVRHAVVAMPGVGRGRLLELLERHGMDFPHLILIPDLFGLSSLWVTSRDLGGVLGLEVRQKLLLPGPRLVKRAMDLGLVMVFALPLLLLVALLGLLIRLDSPGSLFYGHSRLGLAAIRFRAWKFRSMVQDADRKLAEYLERHPELRAEWERDQKLKNDPRITRVGKLLRKTSLDELPQLWNVLKGEMSLVGPRPIVEEEVGRYGPLFALYTKVRPGLTGLWQVSGRNDTTYDERVAMDAYYVRNWSPWLDLYILARTVWVVLFGKGAY; via the coding sequence ATGAGGGCAAGTTATATAAGCGCTAAGCCTGAAAAGCAAATTGGCCTTCTCACCTTGGCCTCACCACGCCGGACTGTCACCGCACTGTTTGGCGCAGATTTGCTTTTGGTAGCAACCTCACTGTTTTTGGCGGTCTGGTTGCGCTACCTCTGGGACCGCACCCTCTTCTGGGATGTCTATCTTCCCCTGTGGCCGGCGGTGCTGCTGTTCCCGCTGGCCTACGGCCTGGCGGGGCTGTATGGTGTAGGCATCGCTCCCCCGGAGGAGCTGCGCCGGCTCTCTTACTCCACCAGTTTGGTCTTCGTGATCTTGGGGGCGGCTACCTTCATGTACAAGGCCGGGGCGGACTACTCCCGAGGGGCCTTTGTCTTCGCCTGGGGCCTAGCCTTGGTGCTGGTGCCGTTGGGCCGGGCGCTGGTGCGGGAGTTGTGGGCCAGGAAGCCCTGGTGGGGCGCGGCGGTGCTGGTGTTGGGGGCGGGCCAGACCGGCGAGGCGGTGGTGCGGGTCTTGCGCAAACAGCCCGCGCTGGGCCTCAAACCCGTGGCCTTGCTGGACGACGATCCGGCCAAACAAGGGCGGGAAGTGGAGAGGGTGCCGGTGGTGGGGGGCCTCGAGCGGGCCGGGGAGTTCGCCCGCATGGGGGTGCGGCACGCCGTCGTGGCCATGCCGGGGGTAGGGCGCGGCCGCCTGCTGGAGCTCTTGGAGCGGCACGGGATGGACTTTCCCCACCTGATCCTGATCCCCGACCTGTTTGGCCTGTCCAGCCTGTGGGTGACCTCGCGCGACCTGGGGGGGGTGCTGGGGCTCGAGGTGCGCCAGAAGCTCCTGTTGCCGGGGCCTAGGCTGGTGAAGCGGGCGATGGACCTGGGCTTGGTGATGGTTTTTGCTCTGCCGCTGCTCCTTTTGGTCGCCCTTCTCGGCCTGTTGATTCGCCTGGACTCGCCAGGGTCGTTGTTCTATGGCCACTCGCGGCTGGGATTGGCTGCGATTCGCTTTAGGGCGTGGAAATTTCGCTCCATGGTGCAGGATGCGGACCGCAAGCTGGCCGAGTACCTAGAGCGCCACCCGGAGCTGCGCGCGGAGTGGGAGCGCGACCAGAAGCTGAAGAACGACCCCCGGATCACGCGGGTGGGCAAGTTGTTGCGCAAGACCAGCCTGGACGAGCTGCCCCAGCTCTGGAACGTGCTCAAGGGGGAGATGAGCCTGGTGGGCCCCCGGCCCATCGTCGAGGAGGAGGTGGGTCGCTATGGCCCCCTCTTTGCCCTATACACCAAGGTCCGGCCAGGCCTGACCGGGCTGTGGCAGGTCTCCGGGCGCAACGACACCACCTATGACGAGCGGGTGGCCATGGACGCCTACTACGTGCGCAACTGGTCCCCCTGGCTGGACCTCTACATCCTGGCCCGCACGGTTTGGGTGGTGCTGTTCGGCAAGGGGGCTTACTGA
- a CDS encoding glycosyltransferase family 4 protein, producing the protein MKVVFFTPRPFSLAFGGTEVQLLETKAALEAFGIHVEFADYFSRDQLAGRTIAHLFGSDYVLAQITKLLTGKKVPYVTSSIFYPTGTSRMAHYCLGFLPLSVSSLRKAVLSGARYVLPNSYSESRLLQKLFGLPERSIKVVPNGVRDDFIGQDPDGFRRKYLPELTSNDRFVLSVGRIERRKNSLNLLRAAARIKIPLVFIGEPVALSKEKAYVQRFQEELERYPDYIKHIPFLSNGSNDLADAYAAAHAHALISWMETPGLANLEAGINGANLIVGESPPVREYLDRYATFVNQGDLNQISQAIERALTQSRNIYNQSAYISKNYSWKRVAQLMIDVYKEVLE; encoded by the coding sequence ATGAAAGTTGTCTTCTTCACACCAAGGCCATTCTCCCTAGCGTTTGGAGGCACAGAAGTTCAGCTGCTTGAAACCAAAGCTGCTCTCGAAGCCTTCGGAATTCATGTGGAATTTGCCGATTACTTTAGTCGCGACCAACTTGCTGGTAGAACCATTGCCCACCTATTTGGAAGTGACTATGTCCTTGCTCAAATCACAAAGCTCTTAACTGGTAAGAAAGTGCCTTATGTGACGTCTTCCATATTTTACCCAACGGGCACATCTCGAATGGCCCACTACTGTTTGGGCTTTTTGCCTTTATCTGTATCCTCGCTTAGAAAGGCTGTGCTAAGTGGAGCCCGCTACGTATTGCCCAATTCTTACAGCGAAAGCCGCTTACTACAGAAGCTATTTGGGTTGCCGGAGCGCTCCATAAAGGTGGTACCCAATGGCGTAAGAGATGATTTTATCGGACAAGATCCAGATGGATTTAGGCGTAAATATTTACCAGAGTTGACTAGTAACGATCGGTTTGTATTGAGCGTTGGACGCATTGAGCGGCGTAAAAATTCCTTGAATCTTCTTCGGGCTGCTGCTCGAATCAAAATCCCTTTGGTGTTTATTGGTGAGCCAGTGGCGCTATCAAAGGAGAAAGCGTATGTGCAACGATTTCAGGAAGAGTTAGAACGCTACCCTGACTACATAAAGCACATACCTTTTTTATCGAATGGTAGTAACGATCTGGCTGATGCATATGCTGCTGCCCATGCCCATGCTTTGATCTCGTGGATGGAAACGCCGGGACTGGCAAACCTAGAGGCTGGAATCAATGGGGCTAACTTGATTGTGGGAGAGTCCCCCCCTGTACGGGAGTATTTGGACAGATATGCCACCTTTGTCAATCAGGGTGACTTAAATCAAATAAGCCAAGCAATTGAACGAGCCCTTACACAATCCAGAAATATATACAATCAAAGTGCATACATCAGCAAAAACTACTCATGGAAGCGAGTGGCTCAACTAATGATAGATGTTTATAAAGAGGTACTAGAGTAA
- a CDS encoding ribose-phosphate pyrophosphokinase — protein MDQPLMVFTGQSNPALAREICTNLGIPLGKSTTEKFANDNLFVRFEESLRSADVFIVQSLTPPVHEHLMELLMMIDAAKGSSAARVTAVIPYYSYARSDKKDAPRISIAGRLVADLIQTAGADRVLTMTLHSPQVHGFFKIPMDHLSAEPVIANYFATRVEDLERSVIVAPDAGDLKRASSLARRLALPLAFIDKQRLSDTEVAARALVGDVRGKNALIIDDEISTAGSLVKAVDTVLEAGAKQVYAAVTHGVYVGPAVERIEKSPVIEVAATNTCATATQQSRKLQTLSVGPLFAEAIWRIHRGESVSALFT, from the coding sequence ATGGATCAGCCCCTGATGGTCTTCACCGGCCAGTCCAACCCCGCTTTGGCCCGCGAAATCTGCACAAACCTGGGCATTCCGCTCGGCAAATCCACCACCGAGAAGTTCGCCAACGACAACCTCTTCGTGCGCTTCGAGGAGAGCTTACGCTCCGCCGACGTGTTCATCGTGCAGTCGCTGACCCCACCGGTGCACGAGCACCTGATGGAACTCCTGATGATGATCGACGCGGCCAAGGGCTCGAGCGCGGCCCGGGTCACCGCGGTAATCCCCTACTACTCCTACGCCCGCTCGGACAAAAAGGACGCCCCGCGCATCTCCATCGCCGGGCGGTTGGTGGCCGACCTCATCCAGACCGCCGGGGCCGACCGGGTGCTCACCATGACCCTGCACTCCCCCCAGGTGCACGGCTTCTTCAAGATCCCCATGGACCACCTCTCCGCCGAGCCGGTGATCGCCAACTACTTCGCCACCCGGGTGGAAGACCTCGAGCGCTCGGTGATCGTGGCCCCCGACGCCGGGGACCTCAAACGGGCCTCCTCGCTGGCCCGCCGGCTGGCCCTCCCGCTGGCCTTCATCGACAAGCAGCGCCTCTCCGATACCGAGGTGGCGGCCAGGGCCCTGGTGGGCGACGTGAGGGGGAAGAACGCCCTCATCATCGACGACGAGATCTCCACCGCGGGCTCGCTGGTCAAAGCCGTGGACACGGTGCTGGAGGCCGGGGCCAAGCAGGTCTACGCCGCCGTGACCCACGGGGTGTACGTAGGGCCCGCCGTGGAGCGCATCGAGAAAAGCCCGGTGATCGAAGTGGCCGCCACCAACACCTGCGCCACCGCCACCCAGCAAAGCCGCAAGTTGCAAACCCTCTCCGTAGGCCCCCTGTTCGCCGAGGCCATCTGGCGCATTCACCGGGGCGAATCGGTCTCTGCCCTGTTCACCTGA
- the erpA gene encoding iron-sulfur cluster insertion protein ErpA: MVQEPKAFQESGGVEPPVLTITENAAAKAQEILQKYNKPQAAIRVFVKSGGCSGYQYGMAVDERELEGDTFVEMHGVRLVVDRMSLPLLIGSQVDWVENLMGGGFTVNNPNATSSCGCGHSFRTDGAKAPAGAGGCGGH, translated from the coding sequence ATGGTCCAAGAGCCCAAGGCTTTCCAGGAAAGCGGCGGGGTAGAGCCGCCCGTTTTGACCATCACCGAGAACGCCGCCGCCAAGGCGCAGGAAATCTTGCAAAAGTACAACAAGCCCCAGGCTGCCATCCGGGTCTTCGTCAAGTCGGGCGGATGCAGCGGCTACCAATACGGGATGGCGGTAGATGAGCGTGAGCTCGAGGGCGACACCTTCGTGGAGATGCACGGGGTGCGCCTGGTGGTAGACCGGATGTCCTTGCCCTTGCTGATAGGCTCCCAGGTGGACTGGGTGGAAAACCTGATGGGCGGCGGCTTCACCGTCAACAACCCCAACGCCACCTCTTCCTGTGGCTGCGGCCACTCCTTCCGTACCGATGGGGCCAAGGCCCCCGCAGGCGCGGGGGGCTGCGGTGGCCATTAG
- a CDS encoding Xaa-Pro peptidase family protein, translating to MEIAKVQSVLRQGKTPAWLLYSFFGSNPLALDFLGLSQLHLSRRFAYLIPAWGEPTLIVHAIEESLFPPLPGKKRVFHSLASFKAALEEVVAPYGRVAMEYQPGGSIPYLSRVDAGTIELLRGMGLEVVSSAEILLQFQTWNAEALAAHKRAAQGIEGALQRALHFIRSRLDDPPSELEVQAEIGQVFAARGLTFDHPPMVAFGPHAANPHHTPGLARLERGQVVLIDLWCKEPSGPYADVTWMAGWEVPEEVHRAFQAVTQARDRAVEYIAQAYREGRHPQGLEVDQAAREVLEGAGLGAYILHRTGHNLGFAAPHGNGTHLDALETHDTRPLIPGLAFTVEPGVYPGPWGLRSEINVYLHQAGPEITTGVQREIDPL from the coding sequence ATGGAGATCGCCAAGGTTCAGTCGGTCCTGCGCCAGGGCAAAACCCCGGCCTGGCTACTCTATAGCTTCTTTGGCAGCAACCCCTTGGCCCTGGATTTTCTGGGGCTTTCCCAGCTACACCTCTCCCGGCGCTTTGCCTACTTGATCCCGGCTTGGGGCGAACCCACCCTGATCGTCCACGCCATCGAGGAAAGCCTCTTCCCTCCCCTGCCCGGCAAGAAGCGGGTGTTCCACTCGCTCGCGTCCTTCAAGGCCGCCCTCGAGGAGGTGGTGGCCCCCTACGGCCGGGTGGCGATGGAGTACCAGCCCGGCGGGAGCATCCCCTACCTCTCCCGGGTGGACGCCGGGACTATCGAACTCTTGCGGGGGATGGGGCTCGAGGTGGTCTCCTCGGCGGAGATCCTCTTGCAGTTTCAGACCTGGAACGCCGAAGCCCTGGCCGCGCACAAACGAGCCGCCCAGGGGATCGAGGGCGCCCTCCAGCGGGCTTTGCACTTCATCCGTTCGCGCCTAGACGATCCGCCCAGCGAGCTCGAGGTCCAGGCCGAGATCGGCCAGGTCTTCGCGGCCCGGGGGCTTACCTTCGACCACCCGCCGATGGTGGCCTTTGGTCCCCACGCCGCCAACCCCCACCACACCCCCGGCCTGGCCCGGCTCGAGCGCGGCCAGGTGGTCCTCATCGACCTGTGGTGCAAGGAGCCCTCCGGCCCCTACGCCGACGTGACCTGGATGGCCGGCTGGGAGGTGCCGGAGGAGGTCCACCGAGCCTTCCAAGCGGTCACCCAAGCCCGCGACCGGGCGGTGGAGTACATAGCCCAGGCCTACCGGGAGGGCCGCCACCCCCAAGGGCTCGAGGTGGACCAAGCCGCCCGGGAGGTGCTGGAGGGGGCCGGGTTGGGGGCCTACATCCTGCACCGCACCGGCCACAACCTGGGCTTTGCCGCCCCCCACGGCAACGGAACCCACCTGGACGCCCTCGAGACCCACGACACCCGCCCCCTCATCCCTGGCCTGGCGTTTACGGTAGAACCTGGGGTCTATCCCGGGCCTTGGGGGCTCAGGAGCGAGATCAACGTCTACCTCCACCAAGCCGGGCCGGAGATCACCACCGGCGTGCAGCGCGAGATCGACCCCCTCTAG
- a CDS encoding O-antigen ligase: MRGLRAVLWSAPWLLLPLEPAWAGGVLALVGVWSLVRGGRVWLWGPLLLFALLGSLGQLLSPKELFSLPQPAFLGTPPAGLPPNQILPFELGGLHGWNPKDGPGGRAERVEGGFWRLPRRNPATGREQAEFLMDRWYPLKPGQTYTQSFYLRHDGKEARFQITFFTERGHHPVPTQVEPVAPGVWRVWGSYIAQEGDRSVRAIDLLNGGGDWTYIEIGFAQLEEGAAPTPYRPGVMDQPSLWQRVSWWIGTALLSGLVLQGSLFLLQRAKAAWVAAALAAGLALHLGYGVVQLSHLEGAARVSGLSSQPNFFGHGAVMAAALAWLVGGSRVGGLTLVLAAGAVWVSGSRAAFWAWGLLLGAWWWGLGRWRWAVLIPLMLLGAALSDHPEWLGRLQDAAKIDSSAESRLQFWHIAWRAFREHPLGGVGFGNFPLYYQIHLPPGAIETYVPHAHNLLLQLLAEGGLLGLAGFGVLWGGVALLLIRLRAWKGLALLGVALLLNLFDYTFFNAAVYYPLWVGLAWTILQAARDGRLVMPARRDQNHPDTLTG; the protein is encoded by the coding sequence TTGAGGGGGCTAAGGGCTGTTCTCTGGAGTGCCCCGTGGCTGCTGCTTCCGCTCGAGCCGGCCTGGGCCGGGGGGGTATTGGCCCTGGTAGGGGTGTGGAGCCTGGTTCGCGGGGGGCGGGTTTGGCTCTGGGGGCCTCTTCTGCTCTTTGCCCTACTGGGCTCGCTGGGCCAGCTCCTCTCGCCAAAAGAACTGTTTTCCCTGCCGCAGCCGGCCTTCCTGGGGACGCCCCCCGCTGGCCTTCCCCCTAACCAGATCCTCCCCTTCGAGCTGGGCGGGCTGCACGGCTGGAACCCTAAGGACGGGCCTGGGGGGCGGGCCGAGCGGGTGGAGGGGGGCTTCTGGCGCCTGCCGCGGCGGAACCCGGCCACGGGCCGCGAACAGGCCGAGTTCCTGATGGACCGCTGGTATCCCCTGAAGCCCGGCCAGACCTACACCCAGAGCTTCTACCTGCGCCACGATGGAAAGGAGGCCCGCTTCCAGATCACCTTTTTCACCGAGCGGGGCCATCATCCGGTTCCCACCCAGGTAGAACCGGTAGCCCCCGGGGTTTGGCGGGTTTGGGGGAGCTATATCGCCCAGGAAGGGGACCGGTCCGTGCGGGCTATTGATCTTCTCAATGGCGGAGGGGACTGGACTTATATCGAGATAGGCTTTGCCCAGCTCGAGGAGGGAGCGGCCCCTACCCCCTACCGCCCTGGCGTGATGGATCAGCCCAGCCTTTGGCAGCGGGTGTCCTGGTGGATCGGAACGGCGCTGCTGTCCGGGTTGGTGTTGCAGGGAAGTCTGTTCCTGCTGCAGCGGGCGAAGGCGGCCTGGGTGGCCGCAGCCCTGGCGGCGGGCCTGGCGCTCCACCTGGGGTATGGGGTGGTTCAACTCTCCCACCTCGAGGGAGCCGCGAGGGTCAGCGGCCTCTCCTCGCAGCCGAACTTCTTTGGGCACGGGGCGGTGATGGCGGCGGCGCTGGCCTGGCTGGTGGGGGGCTCGAGGGTGGGTGGCCTGACGCTGGTGCTGGCGGCGGGGGCGGTCTGGGTCTCCGGCAGCCGGGCGGCCTTTTGGGCCTGGGGGCTGTTGCTGGGGGCTTGGTGGTGGGGCTTGGGGCGCTGGCGCTGGGCGGTTCTGATCCCGCTGATGCTGTTGGGGGCGGCGCTGTCCGATCACCCTGAGTGGTTGGGGCGGTTGCAAGATGCGGCCAAGATAGACTCGAGCGCCGAGTCCCGGCTGCAATTTTGGCATATCGCCTGGCGGGCTTTTCGGGAGCACCCCCTAGGGGGGGTGGGGTTTGGCAATTTCCCCCTTTACTACCAGATCCATCTGCCTCCGGGGGCCATTGAAACTTATGTCCCCCACGCCCATAACCTGCTCTTGCAACTGCTGGCCGAGGGGGGGCTGCTGGGCTTGGCTGGGTTTGGGGTGCTGTGGGGGGGCGTGGCGCTCCTCCTGATCCGCCTGCGCGCCTGGAAAGGGCTCGCCTTGCTGGGGGTGGCCCTTTTGCTCAACCTCTTCGACTACACCTTCTTCAACGCGGCGGTCTACTACCCCCTTTGGGTGGGCCTGGCCTGGACTATCCTGCAAGCCGCACGGGATGGGCGCCTAGTGATGCCTGCACGGCGGGATCAGAACCATCCCGATACACTGACAGGGTGA